The following coding sequences lie in one Caldisericota bacterium genomic window:
- a CDS encoding YceD family protein — protein MSIRNKIVEIHEKLLDIDFGNNRTIVLPILLTGQMVGNPTTDKTHFNGCITAKLILVCVQCLKKFKEAFDISFEETYLPKNKNKVSMSEEKSIENLDIFVYHGDCIDTVKIVKDILLKAILPYPLCQKCRALDNS, from the coding sequence GTGAGCATTCGGAATAAGATTGTAGAAATCCACGAGAAATTGTTGGATATCGACTTCGGTAACAATAGAACAATTGTTTTGCCCATTTTGTTAACAGGGCAGATGGTTGGTAATCCAACTACAGATAAGACACATTTCAATGGATGTATTACGGCAAAGCTAATATTAGTTTGTGTACAGTGTTTGAAAAAATTTAAAGAAGCATTTGATATAAGTTTCGAAGAAACATATTTACCTAAAAACAAGAATAAAGTGAGTATGTCAGAGGAAAAATCTATAGAAAATCTAGATATATTTGTTTATCACGGCGACTGCATTGATACAGTAAAAATTGTCAAGGACATTTTACTAAAAGCGATTCTTCCCTACCCTCTTTGCCAGAAGTGTAGGGCGCTTGATAATTCTTAA
- the coaD gene encoding pantetheine-phosphate adenylyltransferase — MKKIVAYPGTFDPITNGHLDIIKRGADLFDKLVVFVAENNEKHPLFTLNERIEMAQCLAKEFNNVSVMPLEGLLTSCLKENNIKVVLRGLRTMSDFEYEFQMALINKKLYPDLETVLIMSSSEFVFLSSSLVREIALLGGDVSKFVPPCVEKRLKRRLVNNGK; from the coding sequence ATGAAAAAGATTGTAGCATATCCGGGTACATTTGACCCGATCACAAACGGGCACCTGGATATAATAAAGCGAGGAGCGGATTTATTTGATAAGCTTGTTGTTTTTGTTGCAGAGAACAACGAAAAGCATCCATTGTTTACGTTGAATGAACGGATTGAAATGGCGCAGTGTCTTGCAAAAGAATTTAATAATGTTTCTGTAATGCCGCTTGAGGGTCTCTTGACGTCTTGCTTAAAAGAAAATAATATTAAAGTTGTCCTGAGGGGGTTACGCACTATGTCTGATTTTGAGTACGAGTTTCAAATGGCTCTTATAAACAAAAAGCTCTATCCTGATTTAGAAACTGTGTTAATAATGAGCAGCAGTGAGTTTGTGTTTTTAAGTTCAAGTCTGGTGAGGGAAATTGCACTTTTAGGCGGTGATGTTTCTAAATTTGTTCCACCTTGTGTAGAAAAAAGGCTTAAAAGGAGGTTAGTAAACAATGGAAAATGA
- a CDS encoding PASTA domain-containing protein, producing the protein MKKILIGILIASLILINFGCSTNAEIKIVKVPNIIGFKLDDAEKELANHGLILEITDSEFNDTIPLDHIISQAPENGEEVRRETIVKAVISNGSLNITVPDLTGKNLEEAISILKSIGLAIGEITDKEDNSPVGTILSQHPAAGSILPPYGSIKMVASIGTFVIVPNVVGMDVEDATKLLLDEGFQIEIIEETDIAKGTKGMVLYQYPMPGLKVSRGTEIRLKISK; encoded by the coding sequence ATGAAAAAGATACTCATAGGAATATTAATAGCATCACTTATCTTAATAAATTTTGGTTGCAGCACCAATGCAGAAATTAAAATAGTTAAAGTCCCCAACATTATTGGCTTTAAATTGGATGATGCTGAAAAAGAGCTAGCAAATCACGGATTAATATTAGAAATAACTGATTCAGAATTCAATGACACAATACCACTAGACCATATTATTTCGCAAGCGCCAGAAAATGGCGAAGAAGTAAGAAGAGAAACAATAGTCAAAGCAGTAATAAGCAATGGTTCGCTAAACATCACAGTACCCGATCTTACCGGGAAAAACCTTGAGGAAGCAATATCCATACTGAAAAGTATAGGCTTAGCAATTGGTGAGATTACAGACAAAGAGGATAATTCCCCAGTAGGGACAATACTTTCGCAACACCCAGCTGCAGGGAGTATATTGCCGCCATATGGCAGCATAAAAATGGTTGCAAGCATTGGCACGTTTGTCATAGTCCCCAATGTTGTCGGAATGGATGTTGAAGATGCAACAAAACTCCTTCTTGATGAAGGTTTCCAAATTGAAATAATTGAAGAAACAGATATTGCAAAAGGAACAAAAGGAATGGTTCTTTACCAATATCCTATGCCAGGATTAAAGGTTAGCCGTGGCACGGAAATAAGGCTAAAAATATCAAAATGA
- the rpe gene encoding ribulose-phosphate 3-epimerase, which produces MKFTVAPSILAADFACLTKEIEKIYKIPDSQVHLDVMDGHFVPNISIGPGVVKKLRKTTNLPFDVHLMIDNPENFFSQFKDAGANYITFHIEQTRDPMALINKIKELGIKPGISIKPSTNLDKIEHLLSQIDVLLIMSVEPGFSGQKFINSSLTKIEKARKTKESKKLNFQISVDGGINDETAETVIKAGADILVMGNYFFENPFELVKSAIEKLREK; this is translated from the coding sequence ATGAAATTCACCGTCGCGCCTTCGATTTTGGCAGCTGATTTCGCGTGCCTTACAAAAGAGATAGAAAAAATTTATAAAATACCAGACAGCCAGGTGCATTTAGATGTTATGGATGGACATTTTGTGCCAAACATTTCAATCGGCCCCGGTGTCGTAAAAAAGTTGCGAAAAACCACTAACCTTCCATTTGATGTACACCTTATGATTGATAATCCTGAAAATTTTTTCTCCCAGTTCAAAGATGCCGGTGCAAATTATATCACATTCCATATAGAGCAAACCCGCGACCCCATGGCATTAATTAATAAAATAAAAGAACTTGGCATAAAACCAGGAATATCCATTAAACCATCAACAAATCTCGATAAAATAGAACACTTGCTCTCGCAAATAGATGTGCTTCTAATAATGAGTGTTGAACCTGGATTCTCGGGTCAAAAATTTATAAATTCCTCGCTAACAAAAATAGAAAAAGCTCGAAAAACAAAAGAATCAAAAAAATTAAACTTTCAAATCTCAGTCGATGGCGGAATAAATGACGAAACAGCAGAAACAGTAATAAAAGCAGGAGCAGACATACTTGTAATGGGTAATTATTTTTTTGAAAATCCTTTTGAATTAGTAAAATCAGCAATTGAAAAACTCAGAGAAAAATAA
- a CDS encoding TlpA disulfide reductase family protein gives MRRRILFAVIALLFIVPIFTGCTGGNGSQEGVTQGREVAPDFSWQTLDGEIVHLSDLKGKVVFLDFWSIGCGPCRLTIPHVEAIHNKYKDKGVVVIGINMDAASKRQEVAEFIKENEMTYFVVSDAKGNVVSLYGVTSIPRFFLVDKDGKIASMKIGNIPNLEELIVSEIDKLLEE, from the coding sequence ATGAGGAGAAGAATTTTATTTGCAGTTATTGCGCTTTTGTTTATTGTTCCTATCTTTACCGGTTGTACTGGTGGAAATGGGTCTCAAGAAGGTGTTACTCAGGGAAGAGAAGTAGCTCCGGATTTTTCCTGGCAGACCTTAGATGGAGAAATTGTGCATCTTTCGGACCTTAAAGGGAAAGTTGTTTTTCTCGATTTTTGGTCAATCGGATGTGGCCCATGTCGTTTGACAATTCCACATGTTGAAGCAATACATAATAAGTACAAGGATAAGGGTGTTGTGGTAATTGGAATTAATATGGATGCAGCATCTAAGAGGCAGGAAGTGGCGGAATTCATAAAAGAAAACGAGATGACGTATTTCGTTGTCAGTGATGCTAAGGGCAATGTTGTGTCATTATATGGCGTGACGAGCATTCCGAGATTTTTTCTTGTAGATAAGGACGGAAAAATTGCTTCTATGAAAATTGGCAATATTCCCAATTTGGAAGAACTTATCGTAAGTGAAATTGACAAACTTTTAGAGGAATAG